From a single Fulvivirga ulvae genomic region:
- a CDS encoding MBL fold metallo-hydrolase yields MENTYVLYDDTKECVVIDPGCYEEYEKKELKDFIIENGLKVIKLLNTHCHIDHVLGNQYVKKEFNVDLYIHQLDEQTLRSVKAYAPAYGFNNYDEATVDKHLAEGDVVEFGESKLDVVFVPGHAPGHIAFISKADKICIGGDVLFQGSIGRTDLPGGDFDTLINSIHEKIFPLGNDFTVYCGHGPSTNVGTEKKSNPFCAIA; encoded by the coding sequence ATGGAAAACACATATGTGCTATATGATGACACGAAAGAGTGTGTGGTGATTGACCCGGGTTGCTATGAGGAGTATGAAAAGAAAGAACTGAAAGATTTCATCATTGAGAATGGGCTAAAAGTTATAAAACTGTTGAATACTCATTGCCATATAGATCATGTTTTAGGGAATCAATATGTTAAGAAGGAATTCAATGTAGATCTATACATACACCAATTGGATGAGCAAACATTAAGGTCTGTAAAAGCATATGCCCCAGCCTATGGCTTCAATAATTATGATGAAGCCACCGTAGATAAGCACCTGGCAGAGGGTGATGTTGTAGAGTTTGGGGAATCAAAATTGGATGTAGTTTTCGTACCAGGACATGCCCCCGGACATATAGCGTTTATCAGCAAAGCTGACAAAATATGTATTGGCGGAGATGTGCTGTTTCAGGGTAGCATAGGCCGCACGGATTTGCCTGGCGGAGACTTTGACACGTTAATCAATAGCATTCATGAAAAAATATTCCCACTTGGCAATGATTTTACGGTTTATTGTGGTCATGGTCCATCAACTAATGTGGGGACCGAAAAAAAATCTAATCCTTTCTGTGCTATAGCCTAA
- the pssA gene encoding CDP-diacylglycerol--serine O-phosphatidyltransferase — protein MNIKKHIPNTITCGNLFCGCLGIVFAFKGDLTFATYLLWLAMVLDFFDGFAARILKVSSPIGKELDSLADMVTFGVLPSVIMFHLLEHYSEIEYLPYSAFIIAIFSALRLAKFNIDDRQQSVFIGLPTPANALFISSFAFIAISDYAGFVNAGVLVVTSIVFSLLLIAPVELFALKFKSFSWKDNQVRFTFLLISVLCIVGFKILAIPLIIITYIALSLVNNAVNKKSSA, from the coding sequence TTGAATATCAAAAAGCATATCCCTAACACCATAACCTGTGGCAATCTCTTTTGCGGATGCCTGGGAATTGTCTTTGCATTTAAGGGTGATCTGACCTTTGCTACATACCTGCTCTGGCTGGCTATGGTTCTTGATTTCTTTGATGGGTTTGCGGCAAGAATACTCAAAGTCAGTTCACCTATTGGAAAAGAATTAGACTCGCTGGCAGACATGGTGACCTTTGGTGTATTGCCATCGGTGATCATGTTTCACTTGCTAGAACACTATTCTGAAATAGAATATTTGCCTTACTCAGCCTTTATCATCGCCATATTCTCAGCCTTAAGACTGGCAAAATTTAATATTGATGATCGTCAACAATCAGTTTTCATAGGCCTTCCAACCCCGGCCAATGCTTTATTCATATCCTCATTTGCATTTATTGCCATCTCAGACTATGCTGGTTTTGTAAACGCAGGAGTACTCGTTGTCACATCCATCGTTTTTTCGTTGTTGCTTATTGCTCCTGTTGAGCTTTTTGCACTCAAATTCAAATCATTTTCCTGGAAAGATAATCAAGTGCGGTTTACCTTTCTCCTGATAAGTGTATTATGTATTGTTGGATTTAAAATATTGGCTATTCCGCTCATTATTATTACTTATATTGCTCTGTCACTGGTCAATAACGCTGTTAATAAGAAGAGCTCTGCATAA
- the porU gene encoding type IX secretion system sortase PorU, producing the protein MTRLLRVIVFLFFIITFSQTINGQTDNSVLSKGDWFKLTVKEDGVYKITRNRLQEMGIDVANIDPRKIQIFGNGGGMLPQLNSTERHIDLVQNAIYVSGESDGKFDDGDYILFYGQGPDLHSYQGGALSYQHNIYTDLNYYFLTIGNDSGLRVANSLNLGSHFPKIQTYNAFRYHEIDAKNILGSGRKWYESNTGSKAYNFNIDAIVPNTSVTVTSAVMAQSFAASRFILTLNGVTLGEQTMASIPDFNKKQYLYSVRGREDISQFGLNSNQIETNDLNIKLEYVGNSSGYAAGFLDYLMVETICQLKLSGDLTVFRSIESTDKPMSTFEVSAVNSQVLIWDISDPLQPKNQAYSLSQTTASFGTETSLLKEYVVFNVSNLPAPEFAKLPNQNIRGTNTPDLLIVTHSDFLTEAERLANFRRSNDRLTVEVVTTQQIYNEFSSGKQDVSAIRDYAKYLYEKNNRLKYLLLFGRGSYDYKNILKNNNNYVPVYESINSLYPLDTYTSDDYFGFMDANEGEWPEESGGNHSMEIGIGRLPVTSVGQAKSVVNKLIKYSTNPDALGNWRNNVVFVADDGDGNTHTEQSDQLTVLIDTAFANFNYSKFFLDAYPQISTPSQQSSPKAKEALSKVIGKGALVVNFTGHGREIGWMEEEILDTLMISEWDNIHRLPLFVTATCEFGRHDDPALISGGEKLVTNPKGGGIGIISTCRPVFSSSNFALNKAFYNELFKTTNDQYPRLGDIIRITKNNSVDQAIDVNKVGNRNFSLLGDPSLKLSYPKKRIELTSINGETNKSDTLKALGRVSMKGEVQEIDGLKSANFNGILEAVIYDKESELVTLGQENTPYTYKSRENAIFRGTVSIKNGEFVLEFVVPKNISYQPGTGKISLYALHENRDDDANGANIDIVVGGTSSNPPQDTSGPDIELYLGDSTYRGTGEITSNSMLVAKLSDESGINISGYGVGNNITAILDGKEVYNLNEYYVAAKDTYKTGWVSFPLNDLETGKHTLILKAWDTYNNPGEEEIEFIVGEEGSISLTNLRAYPNPFSKNTTITFDHSRSGEDLEINLQIISRSGEIIRDMDFNMEASKSHIELFKWDGTNISGQKVPGGIYLFKIMVRSMSDGGKNQRYEKLILIN; encoded by the coding sequence ATGACCCGACTTTTACGAGTCATAGTATTTCTGTTTTTCATAATCACTTTCTCTCAAACTATTAATGGTCAGACGGATAACTCGGTATTATCTAAAGGTGACTGGTTTAAGCTAACTGTTAAAGAGGATGGTGTTTATAAGATTACCCGTAACCGCCTGCAGGAAATGGGTATCGATGTAGCAAACATTGATCCCAGGAAAATTCAGATCTTTGGAAATGGCGGTGGAATGCTTCCTCAGCTCAATAGCACGGAGCGGCATATTGACCTGGTTCAAAACGCAATATATGTTAGTGGAGAAAGTGATGGGAAATTTGATGACGGAGACTACATTCTTTTCTATGGTCAGGGGCCTGATTTGCATAGCTACCAAGGTGGGGCATTAAGTTATCAGCATAATATTTATACTGATCTCAACTACTATTTTCTTACCATTGGTAATGATAGCGGACTTAGAGTAGCCAACAGCCTGAATCTTGGTTCACATTTTCCTAAAATTCAAACCTATAATGCATTTCGATATCATGAAATTGACGCAAAAAATATACTTGGCTCAGGAAGAAAATGGTATGAAAGTAACACCGGTTCAAAAGCTTATAATTTCAACATTGATGCCATAGTACCAAATACATCCGTTACAGTCACCTCGGCGGTAATGGCGCAATCTTTCGCAGCATCCAGGTTCATATTAACACTCAATGGGGTTACTCTGGGTGAACAAACAATGGCAAGTATCCCAGACTTTAATAAAAAACAATATCTATACAGTGTAAGAGGCAGGGAGGACATAAGTCAGTTCGGACTAAACTCAAACCAGATAGAGACGAATGACCTCAATATAAAACTGGAGTATGTAGGGAACAGTTCGGGATATGCAGCAGGCTTTTTAGACTACCTTATGGTAGAAACAATTTGTCAATTAAAGCTTTCCGGAGATTTAACCGTATTTAGGTCCATTGAGAGTACTGACAAACCTATGAGTACTTTTGAGGTCTCTGCCGTTAATAGCCAGGTATTGATATGGGATATATCTGATCCGTTGCAACCCAAAAATCAAGCGTATTCTCTCAGTCAGACAACAGCTTCCTTCGGCACTGAGACATCATTGTTGAAAGAATATGTTGTTTTTAATGTAAGCAATCTTCCTGCACCTGAATTTGCAAAATTACCTAATCAAAATATCAGAGGAACAAATACACCGGACTTGCTCATTGTGACTCATTCTGATTTTTTGACCGAGGCTGAAAGGCTAGCCAATTTCAGGAGGTCTAATGACAGGTTAACCGTAGAGGTTGTAACCACACAGCAGATTTATAATGAGTTTTCAAGTGGTAAACAGGATGTAAGTGCTATCCGGGATTACGCAAAATATTTATATGAGAAAAATAACAGGCTTAAATATTTGCTGTTGTTTGGAAGAGGGTCTTACGATTATAAAAACATTCTGAAGAACAACAACAATTATGTGCCTGTTTATGAGTCAATTAACTCACTTTATCCTCTGGACACCTACACCTCCGATGACTATTTTGGTTTTATGGATGCGAACGAAGGGGAATGGCCGGAAGAATCCGGCGGAAATCACTCGATGGAAATAGGCATTGGGCGCTTGCCAGTTACCAGCGTGGGACAGGCTAAATCAGTAGTGAATAAATTAATAAAGTACAGCACCAACCCTGATGCTTTGGGAAACTGGAGGAACAATGTTGTTTTCGTGGCAGATGATGGGGATGGCAACACTCATACGGAGCAGTCAGATCAACTAACAGTATTGATTGACACAGCTTTTGCTAACTTTAATTACAGTAAATTCTTTTTAGATGCTTATCCTCAAATTTCTACTCCAAGTCAACAAAGCTCTCCAAAGGCAAAAGAGGCATTATCGAAGGTCATTGGTAAAGGGGCTTTGGTTGTAAATTTCACCGGGCATGGCAGAGAAATTGGCTGGATGGAAGAAGAAATATTGGACACCCTAATGATAAGTGAATGGGATAATATCCATCGCCTGCCACTATTCGTAACTGCTACCTGCGAATTTGGCAGACATGATGATCCTGCGCTTATCTCGGGTGGTGAAAAACTGGTCACCAATCCTAAAGGAGGCGGCATTGGTATTATCAGTACCTGCAGACCAGTATTTTCAAGCTCTAACTTTGCGTTGAATAAAGCATTTTATAATGAACTCTTCAAAACTACGAATGATCAATACCCCCGGCTTGGAGACATCATAAGGATCACAAAGAATAACAGTGTAGATCAGGCCATCGACGTCAATAAGGTAGGAAACCGTAACTTTAGCTTATTGGGTGACCCCTCATTAAAACTTAGTTATCCTAAAAAAAGAATTGAATTAACATCAATTAATGGGGAGACAAATAAATCTGATACGCTTAAGGCTCTTGGCAGGGTAAGTATGAAAGGCGAGGTTCAGGAAATTGACGGACTGAAAAGTGCCAATTTCAACGGAATACTTGAAGCTGTTATTTATGACAAAGAATCTGAACTGGTAACATTAGGGCAGGAAAACACTCCTTACACTTACAAGTCTCGAGAAAACGCCATTTTTAGAGGAACTGTCAGTATTAAAAATGGTGAATTCGTACTTGAGTTTGTTGTGCCTAAAAACATTTCATATCAACCAGGTACCGGAAAGATCAGTCTATATGCTCTTCATGAAAACAGGGATGATGATGCCAATGGAGCAAATATAGATATTGTAGTCGGTGGCACTTCCAGCAACCCGCCTCAAGACACTTCGGGCCCTGACATTGAATTATACCTTGGAGATAGCACCTATAGGGGTACGGGAGAGATAACCAGCAACTCTATGCTGGTAGCCAAACTTTCTGATGAAAGTGGGATTAACATTTCCGGATATGGTGTAGGGAATAATATCACGGCCATATTAGATGGGAAAGAAGTTTACAACCTTAACGAATATTATGTAGCAGCAAAGGATACATATAAAACTGGCTGGGTTTCTTTTCCGCTCAACGACCTTGAAACGGGGAAGCATACGTTAATATTGAAAGCGTGGGACACTTACAACAATCCGGGAGAAGAAGAAATAGAATTTATCGTAGGGGAAGAGGGAAGTATTTCCCTGACAAACCTACGAGCCTACCCTAACCCTTTCAGTAAAAATACTACAATTACTTTCGACCACAGTAGGTCGGGAGAAGATCTTGAAATAAACCTTCAAATAATTTCCAGATCAGGAGAGATAATTAGGGATATGGATTTTAATATGGAAGCAAGCAAGTCGCATATTGAACTTTTCAAATGGGACGGAACAAATATCTCTGGACAAAAAGTTCCCGGTGGAATATACTTATTTAAGATCATGGTTCGTTCTATGTCGGATGGGGGAAAAAATCAAAGATATGAAAAGCTTATTCTTATTAATTAA
- the porV gene encoding type IX secretion system outer membrane channel protein PorV: MKRLFTLPAAVILLVLTGYISKAQGLVGQDSSRRVITTAVPFLTITPDARAGGMADVGAATSPDANSMYWNPAKLVFIENNIGFSLSYTPWLGKIINDMSITYLSGYYKFSKEQAVGISMRYFDLGEIFFTNEQGGDEGQFNPREFSFDAAYSRMLTQNLSIGVAGRYIHSNLTGSFSSGGVEARPGNSVAADIAVFYDKDLLLSGSNSNLALAAVISNIGSKLTYSDDNNKDFIPTNLRLGGAFTTNLDPYNKLTFGLDLNKLMVPSPQLDSAQSDKSLLSGMFGSFGDAEDGISEEVKEVTVSAGAEYWYNNTFAARVGYFFESEDKGNRKYLTLGLGFRYQVFGIDFAYLVPKEQEHPLAETLRFTLLFNFDKSDKDEESVVD, encoded by the coding sequence ATGAAAAGGTTATTTACGCTCCCGGCAGCAGTCATTTTATTAGTATTAACAGGTTATATATCTAAAGCTCAGGGTCTTGTCGGTCAGGATTCTTCCAGAAGAGTAATTACCACAGCGGTTCCTTTTCTTACCATTACACCGGATGCACGTGCGGGCGGTATGGCTGATGTAGGAGCAGCAACTTCCCCGGACGCCAACTCCATGTACTGGAACCCTGCAAAACTTGTTTTTATTGAAAATAATATTGGGTTTTCTCTTTCCTATACTCCCTGGTTGGGTAAGATTATAAACGATATGTCAATTACTTATTTGTCAGGTTACTATAAGTTCTCCAAGGAGCAGGCAGTAGGTATTTCAATGCGTTATTTTGATTTGGGAGAGATATTCTTTACCAACGAACAAGGTGGTGATGAAGGCCAGTTCAATCCAAGGGAATTTTCATTTGATGCTGCTTACTCAAGAATGCTAACTCAAAATTTGAGTATCGGAGTTGCTGGTAGATACATCCATTCCAACCTTACAGGTAGCTTTTCGTCCGGAGGTGTGGAAGCAAGACCAGGAAATAGTGTCGCAGCTGATATAGCTGTTTTTTATGACAAAGACCTGTTACTAAGTGGAAGTAATTCGAACCTCGCTTTAGCAGCTGTAATTTCAAACATCGGATCTAAACTGACTTACTCTGATGACAACAATAAAGACTTTATCCCTACAAACCTCAGATTAGGAGGAGCATTTACTACAAACCTTGACCCTTATAACAAGCTCACATTTGGTCTTGATCTAAATAAGCTAATGGTACCGAGTCCTCAATTGGATTCTGCTCAAAGTGACAAATCCTTGTTAAGCGGCATGTTCGGGTCATTTGGTGATGCCGAGGATGGTATCAGCGAAGAAGTCAAAGAAGTTACTGTTTCGGCTGGTGCAGAATATTGGTATAATAATACATTTGCGGCGAGAGTAGGTTATTTCTTTGAATCAGAAGACAAAGGAAACAGGAAATATCTGACACTAGGCTTAGGTTTCAGATATCAGGTTTTCGGAATCGACTTTGCATACCTCGTTCCAAAAGAACAAGAACACCCTTTAGCTGAAACGCTTCGATTTACACTCCTTTTCAACTTTGACAAAAGCGATAAGGATGAAGAATCTGTTGTTGACTAA
- a CDS encoding M16 family metallopeptidase, producing MLNRTVAPSHSSSYQIEFPKVTQHTLDNGIPLYVLNEGTQPVVKLEVMFPTGGTYYEKKTATSLLTLKMLREGTASFSSNHLSNHFAQYGAFLELNPSFDVPSISLYCLSKHLDVLLPCLVEMIFSPVFPENELKRIRQIEIQQLRLQNERTNIEASKKFRNLLFGNDHAYGKIITEGDLINCQQDDLKLFHQDNLANIELIASGAVSIANIGTINHIFKQFSHRSGANNTGTIFVPQTDTTSLIKEDKSSALQSSIRLGNLTVNKTHQDYIPLLITTHILGGYFGSRLMKNIREDKGYTYGIYSSIVALRHNSYMVIGTDVKKEFLEDTVHEINKELDTLSSVLVGEHELHTVKNHMIGHFQSKLSSAFSLAEKFKNIHIHDLSYSYYQKYLSTIEHITPEQIQEMAKKYLSSSFMKTVLIG from the coding sequence ATGTTAAACCGAACCGTAGCTCCAAGTCATTCTTCTTCCTATCAAATAGAATTTCCCAAAGTAACGCAGCATACCCTTGACAACGGTATACCGCTTTACGTTTTAAATGAAGGCACCCAGCCTGTCGTTAAGTTGGAAGTAATGTTTCCAACGGGTGGAACATACTATGAGAAGAAGACTGCAACTTCATTACTTACCTTGAAAATGTTACGAGAGGGTACGGCGTCCTTTAGCTCTAATCACCTTTCGAATCATTTCGCTCAGTATGGAGCTTTTTTAGAATTAAATCCCTCCTTTGACGTTCCATCTATAAGCCTATATTGCCTGTCAAAACATCTTGATGTGCTATTGCCTTGCCTCGTAGAGATGATATTTTCTCCGGTATTTCCTGAAAACGAACTTAAACGGATTCGTCAGATAGAGATACAGCAATTGAGATTACAAAATGAAAGAACCAATATAGAAGCTTCAAAAAAGTTTAGAAACCTACTGTTTGGCAATGATCATGCATACGGAAAGATAATTACGGAAGGAGATTTAATTAATTGTCAACAAGATGATCTTAAGCTCTTTCATCAGGACAATTTAGCGAATATTGAGCTTATAGCCTCCGGTGCGGTGAGTATCGCTAACATAGGTACTATTAACCACATATTCAAGCAGTTCTCACACAGGTCGGGGGCAAACAACACCGGTACAATCTTCGTACCTCAGACAGATACTACTTCTTTAATAAAAGAGGATAAATCCAGCGCTCTTCAATCATCTATACGGCTTGGAAACTTAACCGTTAATAAAACCCATCAGGATTATATTCCCTTGCTTATAACAACTCATATTTTAGGGGGCTATTTTGGATCAAGGCTCATGAAGAACATCAGGGAAGATAAGGGTTATACATACGGCATATATTCAAGCATAGTGGCCCTAAGGCATAATAGCTACATGGTTATCGGCACTGACGTAAAAAAAGAGTTTCTGGAAGATACTGTCCATGAAATAAATAAAGAGCTTGATACACTTAGTTCCGTACTTGTAGGTGAACACGAACTTCATACTGTCAAAAACCACATGATCGGGCATTTCCAATCCAAGCTTAGCTCTGCATTCTCATTAGCAGAAAAATTCAAAAACATACACATTCACGATTTGAGTTATAGCTACTATCAAAAATATCTTTCTACTATAGAGCACATTACTCCAGAACAAATACAGGAAATGGCCAAGAAATATTTAAGCAGTAGCTTTATGAAAACAGTCCTTATTGGCTGA